The following proteins come from a genomic window of Solea solea chromosome 3, fSolSol10.1, whole genome shotgun sequence:
- the kmt2e gene encoding inactive histone-lysine N-methyltransferase 2E isoform X6, protein MSIVIPVGVDTADASYLDMAAGSDRPESVEASPVVVEKSSYPHQIYSSSSHHSHSYIGLPYADHNYGARPPPTPPASPPPSMLIRQVEGGLFVPGGQDDASRGTTLSTSEDGSYGADITRCICGFTHDDGYMICCDKCSAWQHIDCMGIDRQNIPETYLCESCQPRQLDKERAILLQTRKRECLSDGDTSATESGDEVPLELYSTFQHTPTTITLTTGRLGHKQTDKKRKKSGEKEPPASSARAKKAFREGSRKSSRVKGAAPDQEPSEHPSLWENKIKTWMERYEEASSNQYSEDVQVLLRVKEQGDGKSLAYNTHPASFKPPVESQVQKNKKILKAVRDLAPDSLIIEYRGKFMLRQQFEANGYFFKRPYPFVLFYSKFDGVEMCVDARSFGNEARFIRRSCTPNSEVRHVIEDGMLHLYIYSLRPITKGTEITIGFDFDYGSCKYKVDCACVKGNQECPVLKHNLEPTENLASVGRRRVSRKDKEMVRDDLGQNQNMGLDGEGRSKSVGDGKQRKLSPLRLSISNNQTREERKMEAILQAFARMEKREKRREQALERIGSGKTEVGGRSDIKEEPPATPEAADSPVVMQPLLEVKEEPGLKPAKVKSSRNRKSFSRNRTHIGQQRRRARTISTCSDLPPASPTESVEPLTNDVSEGDTPTAPEPEAIFAQAPDSSPPHSGSPAPERQRKNFKTKKHFVSEWVGEKQQDRVAVRTPEPVPERPLRISSDPEVLATQLNALPGMACSPQVYSTPKHYVRFSSPFLANRSPTTPGVPTGRRRSRELQETLPSTGSCKKRWLKQALEEEGSTSPARRPSLFMPSEGSLSPSINGDSDSPLPYNGTCSLPELPTPLKKRRLCPLDACMSESSTPYGSPCATPTRTDPAETPSTPVLLATPPRPRADESSTEHLPSTQTLSAPPESESSGESSPELSRKPSVQEADRPPSLATSPCIRAPGSDGPPTEPKVSVPESPQPPAAESKDCGEDQADGGVIEGNSSETTTTTTTTLSSTETSSFPGWIKSPERGQTGTAGLNFSPVNSNLRDLTPSHTLEPLAAPFRPEAAAGTAAVSTAGTGPLVSPQPPFSEAQGQLFYPCPEEGSSLGFSRSLNGDGTGEAGGSAQNPPQKKKVSLLEYRKRQREARRSGSKNECSSPVSTVPPLTVDAFPVALEAASEPPPPPAPTMPCSSSSNNNNSSSSSSSSINSINSSSSSSSSSSSNNSSSSNSITITTATSATVKDLQTPEEAEAAAERGEKDGEGQWTSSTSVEQARERSYHRALLLSKDKDGDGETEGGETPAARDCPSPGPQQTPTHAPGSPRALAQTPGRSVKEEDADAQPRTPNPTNQPPSKPAGPKPAPLTPTKLHPTPVPSSPVHFPGSSLLHSPKPQPQGSPYRSQRALFTAQPQNQPQVQAQPQTGPTPFPQYNSQSAPPPPPPPPPPPAPLASAAYFPTQSPSPAGPFPGFKPSVNPPYPPGSQPLMQTLSHTMHYQSSAAPPPPPPPPPHPMPGPTLLHVNLQPPPLQQHQLMMAAVPPPPPPPQGQASQQQQQQQQQQPPGGSTLLSLTPPPPPPPPPPAPSSNPAMQPHHFQNLGGFQPALMHPGGAVNPSLPQSTYPPPLQQTGLPPPPPPPPQQTQQGQVQATASQMPSGTRGAPASSTPFHSSGYLSTGWH, encoded by the exons ATGAGCATAGTCATCCCAGTGGGGGTGGACACAGCAGACGCCTCATACCTGGACATGGCGGCAGGCTCAGA CAGACCAGAATCAGTGGAGGCCAGTCCTGTGGTCGTGGAAAAGTCCAGCTACCCACACCAGATCTACAGCAGCAGTTCTCACCATTCCCACAGTTACATTGGCCTGCCTTATGct GACCATAATTATGGGGCGCGGCCCCCACCTACGCCACCggcctcccctcctccctccatgtTGATCCGACAAGTAGAGGGGGGGTTGTTTGTACCAGGGGGGCAGGACGACGCTTCCAGGGGCACCACGCTCAGCACGTCTGAGGATGGAAGCTACGGCGCCGACATCACCCGCTGCATCTGTGGATTCACCCACGATGACGGCTACATGATCTGCTGTGACAAGTGCAG TGCCTGGCAACATATAGACTGCATGGGCATCGACAGGCAGAACATTCCCGAGACCTATCTGTGTGAAAGCTGCCAACCACGACAGCTGGACAAGGAGAGGGCCATCCTGCTCCAGACCAGGAAACGTGAATGTTTGTCGG ATGGCGACACCAGTGCTACAGAGAGTGGAGATGAGGTGCCGCTAGAGCTGTACTCCACCTTCCAACACACGCCCACCACCATCACCCTGACGACGGGGCGCCTCGGCCATAAACAGACTGATAAAAAGCGTAAAAAGAGTGGAGAAAAGGAGCCTCCGGCTTCTTCTGCACGAGCTAAGAAG GCCTTTCGCGAGGGGTCGAGAAAGTCCTCGAGGGTAAAG GGCGCAGCTCCAGACCAGGAGCCATCAGAGCACCCGTCTCTGTGGGAAAACAAGATCAAGACGTGGATGGAGCGGTACGAGGAGGCCAGCAGCAATCAGTACAGCGAAGACGTCCAGGTCCTCTTACGTGTTAAGGAGCAAGGCGACGGCAAAAGTCTCGCGTACAACACACACCCTGCCTCTTTCAAACCACCTGTGGAG AGTCAAGtacagaagaacaagaagatCCTCAAGGCGGTGCGAGACCTGGCCCCAGACTCGCTCATCATCGAGTACCGGGGAAAGTTCATGCTTCGACAGCAGTTCGAGGCCAATGGTTACTTCTTCAAGAG GCCGTAcccatttgtattattttattccaAATTTGATGGGGTGGAGATGTGTGTGGACGCCCGCAGCTTCGGCAACGAAGCGCGTTTCATTCGTCGCTCCTGTACTCCCAACTCTGAG GTGCGGCACGTCATCGAGGACGGCATGCTCCATCTGTACATCTACTCACTGAGGCCAATCACTAAGGGCACAGAGATCACCATTGGCTTTGATTTTGATTATGGCAGCTG TAAATACAAGGTGGACTGTGCCTGTGTGAAGGGGAACCAGGAATGCCCCGTGCTCAAGCACAACTTGGAGCCCACAGAGAACTTGGCCTCTGTAGGCCGGCGTCGCGTGAGTCGTAAGGACAAGGAGATGGTGCGGGACGACCTGGGCCAGAACCAGAACATGGGTCTGGATGGCGAGGGGAGGAGCAAGAGTGTAGGCGACGGCAAACAGAGAAAGCTTTCTCCCCTCCGCCTCTCCATCTCAAACAACCAG ACACGAGAAGAGAGGAAAATGGAGGCCATCCTGCAGGCCTTTGCACGcatggagaagagagagaagcgcAGGGAACAGGCCCTGGAGCGGATTGGCAGCGGCAAGACGGAGGTCGGAGGTCGCAGTGACATCAAGGAGGAGCCTCCAGCGACGCCTGAGGCGGCAGATTCTCCGGTCGTCATGCAG CCTCTTctggaggtgaaggaggagccGGGATTGAAGCCGGCAAAGGTGAAAAGCTCGAGGAACAGGAAGAGCTTCTCAAGGAACCGCACGCACATCGGCCAACAGCGCCGGCGAGCTCGCACCATCAGCACCTGCTCCGACTTACCTCCAGCCTCTCCCACTGAGTCTGTGGAGCCTCTGACCAATGACGTCTCTGAGGGAGACACGCCCACTGCACCAGAGCCAGAGGCCATTTTTGCCCAAGCACCGGACAGCAGCCCTCCTCACAGCGGCTCACCTGCACCTGAGAGACAGCGCAAAAACTTCAAAACTAAAAAG CACTTTGTCAGTGAGTGGGTGGGAGAGAAGCAGCAGGATCGTGTTGCAGTGCGGACCCCTGAACCGGTCCCAGAGAGACCCCTGAGAATAAGCAGCGACCCCGAAGTTCTCGCCACGCAGCTGAACGCCTTACCGGGCATGGCCTGCTCGCCGCAGGTCTACAGCACGCCCAAACACTACGTCCGCTTCTCGTCCCCGTTCCTGGCAAACCGCAGTCCCACCACTCCTGGAGTCCCCACAGGAAGACGGCGGTCCAGAGAACTGCAGGAAACGCTGCCATCTACAGGCTCCTGCAAGAAG cgATGGTTGAAGCAGGctctggaggaggagggctCCACCAGCCCGGCCAGACGCCCGAGCCTCTTCATGCCCAGTGAAGGTTCTCTCAGCCCGTCCATCAACGGAGACTCTGACAGTCCTCTGCCCTACAACGGCACCTGCTCGCTGCCAG agTTGCCGACTCCTTTGAAAAAGCGTCGCTTGTGTCCGTTGGACGCCTGCATGTCCGAGAGCTCCACGCCCTACGGCTCTCCTTGTGCCACGCCCACAAGGACGGACCCGGCCGAGACGCCATCGACGCCCGTCTTACTGGCCACTCCCCCGCGCCCCCGGGCGGACGAGTCCAGTACAGAACACTTACCCAGCACACAGACACTTAGTGCTCCTCCGGAG AGTGAATCTTCAGGGGAGAGTTCACCGGAGCTCAGCCGGAAACCCAGTGTGCAAGAG GCTGATCGGCCTCCGTCGTTAGCCACCTCCCCGTGCATCAGGGCTCCCGGCTCAGACGGACCCCCGACAGAACCCAAGGTGTCGGTTCCGGAGAGTCCACAGCCTCCAGCAGCGGAGTCCAAGGACTGCGGCGAGGACCAAGCCGACGGTGGAGTTATTGAAGGCAACAGCAGcgagacgacgacgacgacgacgacgacgttGTCGTCTACAGAGACTTCCTCTTTCCCCGGCTGGATCAAAAGCCCGGAGAGAGGCCAGACTGGAACAGCTGGCCTGAACTTCTCCCCAGTCAACTCAAACTTAAGGGACCTCACCCCGTCACACACCCTGGAGCCTCTGGCGGCTCCGTTCAGGCCCGAGGCTGCAGCTGGGACTGCAGCGGTGTCCACAGCAGGCACGGGGCCGTTGGTTAGCCCTCAGCCCCCCTTCAGCGAAGCTCAGGGGCAGCTGTTTTACCCCTGCCCCGAGGAGGGAAGCTCACTCGGGTTCTCGCGCTCACTGAACGGGGATGGCACCGGCGAGGCTGGAGGATCAGCGCAGAACCctccacagaagaagaag GTTTCTCTGCTCGAGTACAGAAAGCGTCAGCGAGAAGCTCGTCGCAGCGGCTCCAAGAACGAGTGCAGCTCTCCTGTTTCCACCGTGCCGCCTCTGACCGTCGATGCCTTTCCTGTCGCTCTCGAGGCCGCCAGCGAACCCCCCCCACCTCCTGctcccacaatgccctgcagcagcagcagcaacaacaacaacagcagcagcagcagcagcagcagcatcaacagcatcaacagcagcagcagcagcagcagcagcagcagcagcaacaacagcagcagcagcaacagcatcaccatcaccacGGCAACCAGTGCCACAGTCAAGGACCTGCAAACTCCAGAAGAGGCTGAGgctgctgcagagagaggagagaaggatgGAGAAGGACAGTG GACGTCGTCGACCTCTGTGGAGCAGGCGCGTGAGCGGAGCTACCACCGAGCTCTGCTGCTCAGCAAGGACAAGGACGGAG aTGGTGAAACAGAGGGCGGAGAAACACCTGCAGCGAGAGACTGTCCATCACCCGGTCCTCAGCAGACGCCCACCCACGCT cccgGCTCTCCTCGTGCTCTCGCTCAGACTCCTGGTCGCTCAGTGAAGGAGGAAGACGCTGACGCTCAGCCTCGGACGCCTAATCCGACCAATCAGCCGCCGAGCAAGCCCGCAGGACCCAAGCCGGCTCCTCTGACCCCCACCAAGCTGCACCCGACGCCCGTCCCCTCGTCTCCGGTCCACTTTCCCGgctcctctctccttcactctccCAAGCCCCAACCTCAAGGCTCCCCGTACCGCAGCCAGAGGGCGCTGTTCACTGCGCAGCCTCAGAACCAGCCCCAGGTTCAGGCCCAGCCTCAAACTGGTCCCACTCCTTTCCCCCAGTATAACTCTCAGAGTGCTCCgcccccgcctcctcctcctcctcctcctcctgctcctctggccTCCGCAGCGTATTTTCCCACGCAGAGCCCCTCGCCTGCCGGACCCTTCCCCGGGTTTAAACCCTCAGTCAATCCTCCGTACCCTCCCGGGTCTCAGCCCCTGATGCAAACTCTTTCCCACACCATGCACTATCAGAGCTCAGCGGCTCCGCCTCCACCCccgcctccccctcctcacccaATGCCCGGCCCCACTCTGCTGCACGTGAACCTGCAGCCTCCTCCCCTCCAGCAGCATCAGCTCATGATGGCTGCCGTCCCtcccccgccccctccccctcAGGGCCAGgcctcccagcagcagcagcagcagcagcagcagcagcctcccgGCGGCAGCACCTTGCTGTCACTCacgcctcctccgcctcctcccccGCCTCCCCCAGCGCCGTCGTCTAACCCCGCGATGCAGCCACACCACTTTCAGAACTTGGGGGGGTTTCAGCCGGCGCTGATGCATCCAGGCGGTGCTGTCAATCCTTCGTTGCCCCAGTCTACGTACCCCCCGCCCCTTCAGCAGACCGGACTGCCTccgccccccccacctcccccccaACAGACTCAACAAGGCCAGGTCCAGGCCACCGCCTCCCAGATGCCGTCTGGGACCCGCGGAGCCCCTGCATCCTCGACCCCCTTCCACAGCTCGGGGTACCTTAGTACGGGGTGGCACTGA
- the kmt2e gene encoding inactive histone-lysine N-methyltransferase 2E isoform X5, giving the protein MSIVIPVGVDTADASYLDMAAGSDRPESVEASPVVVEKSSYPHQIYSSSSHHSHSYIGLPYADHNYGARPPPTPPASPPPSMLIRQVEGGLFVPGGQDDASRGTTLSTSEDGSYGADITRCICGFTHDDGYMICCDKCSAWQHIDCMGIDRQNIPETYLCESCQPRQLDKERAILLQTRKRECLSDGDTSATESGDEVPLELYSTFQHTPTTITLTTGRLGHKQTDKKRKKSGEKEPPASSARAKKAFREGSRKSSRVKGAAPDQEPSEHPSLWENKIKTWMERYEEASSNQYSEDVQVLLRVKEQGDGKSLAYNTHPASFKPPVESQVQKNKKILKAVRDLAPDSLIIEYRGKFMLRQQFEANGYFFKRPYPFVLFYSKFDGVEMCVDARSFGNEARFIRRSCTPNSEVRHVIEDGMLHLYIYSLRPITKGTEITIGFDFDYGSCKYKVDCACVKGNQECPVLKHNLEPTENLASVGRRRVSRKDKEMVRDDLGQNQNMGLDGEGRSKSVGDGKQRKLSPLRLSISNNQASPAEQSHLPVGAASSWKGLKHKETREERKMEAILQAFARMEKREKRREQALERIGSGKTEVGGRSDIKEEPPATPEAADSPVVMQPLLEVKEEPGLKPAKVKSSRNRKSFSRNRTHIGQQRRRARTISTCSDLPPASPTESVEPLTNDVSEGDTPTAPEPEAIFAQAPDSSPPHSGSPAPERQRKNFKTKKHFVSEWVGEKQQDRVAVRTPEPVPERPLRISSDPEVLATQLNALPGMACSPQVYSTPKHYVRFSSPFLANRSPTTPGVPTGRRRSRELQETLPSTGSCKKRWLKQALEEEGSTSPARRPSLFMPSEGSLSPSINGDSDSPLPYNGTCSLPELPTPLKKRRLCPLDACMSESSTPYGSPCATPTRTDPAETPSTPVLLATPPRPRADESSTEHLPSTQTLSAPPESESSGESSPELSRKPSVQEADRPPSLATSPCIRAPGSDGPPTEPKVSVPESPQPPAAESKDCGEDQADGGVIEGNSSETTTTTTTTLSSTETSSFPGWIKSPERGQTGTAGLNFSPVNSNLRDLTPSHTLEPLAAPFRPEAAAGTAAVSTAGTGPLVSPQPPFSEAQGQLFYPCPEEGSSLGFSRSLNGDGTGEAGGSAQNPPQKKKVSLLEYRKRQREARRSGSKNECSSPVSTVPPLTVDAFPVALEAASEPPPPPAPTMPCSSSSNNNNSSSSSSSSINSINSSSSSSSSSSSNNSSSSNSITITTATSATVKDLQTPEEAEAAAERGEKDGEGQWTSSTSVEQARERSYHRALLLSKDKDGDGETEGGETPAARDCPSPGPQQTPTHAPGSPRALAQTPGRSVKEEDADAQPRTPNPTNQPPSKPAGPKPAPLTPTKLHPTPVPSSPVHFPGSSLLHSPKPQPQGSPYRSQRALFTAQPQNQPQVQAQPQTGPTPFPQYNSQSAPPPPPPPPPPPAPLASAAYFPTQSPSPAGPFPGFKPSVNPPYPPGSQPLMQTLSHTMHYQSSAAPPPPPPPPPHPMPGPTLLHVNLQPPPLQQHQLMMAAVPPPPPPPQGQASQQQQQQQQQQPPGGSTLLSLTPPPPPPPPPPAPSSNPAMQPHHFQNLGGFQPALMHPGGAVNPSLPQSTYPPPLQQTGLPPPPPPPPQQTQQGQVQATASQMPSGTRGAPASSTPFHSSGYLSTGWH; this is encoded by the exons ATGAGCATAGTCATCCCAGTGGGGGTGGACACAGCAGACGCCTCATACCTGGACATGGCGGCAGGCTCAGA CAGACCAGAATCAGTGGAGGCCAGTCCTGTGGTCGTGGAAAAGTCCAGCTACCCACACCAGATCTACAGCAGCAGTTCTCACCATTCCCACAGTTACATTGGCCTGCCTTATGct GACCATAATTATGGGGCGCGGCCCCCACCTACGCCACCggcctcccctcctccctccatgtTGATCCGACAAGTAGAGGGGGGGTTGTTTGTACCAGGGGGGCAGGACGACGCTTCCAGGGGCACCACGCTCAGCACGTCTGAGGATGGAAGCTACGGCGCCGACATCACCCGCTGCATCTGTGGATTCACCCACGATGACGGCTACATGATCTGCTGTGACAAGTGCAG TGCCTGGCAACATATAGACTGCATGGGCATCGACAGGCAGAACATTCCCGAGACCTATCTGTGTGAAAGCTGCCAACCACGACAGCTGGACAAGGAGAGGGCCATCCTGCTCCAGACCAGGAAACGTGAATGTTTGTCGG ATGGCGACACCAGTGCTACAGAGAGTGGAGATGAGGTGCCGCTAGAGCTGTACTCCACCTTCCAACACACGCCCACCACCATCACCCTGACGACGGGGCGCCTCGGCCATAAACAGACTGATAAAAAGCGTAAAAAGAGTGGAGAAAAGGAGCCTCCGGCTTCTTCTGCACGAGCTAAGAAG GCCTTTCGCGAGGGGTCGAGAAAGTCCTCGAGGGTAAAG GGCGCAGCTCCAGACCAGGAGCCATCAGAGCACCCGTCTCTGTGGGAAAACAAGATCAAGACGTGGATGGAGCGGTACGAGGAGGCCAGCAGCAATCAGTACAGCGAAGACGTCCAGGTCCTCTTACGTGTTAAGGAGCAAGGCGACGGCAAAAGTCTCGCGTACAACACACACCCTGCCTCTTTCAAACCACCTGTGGAG AGTCAAGtacagaagaacaagaagatCCTCAAGGCGGTGCGAGACCTGGCCCCAGACTCGCTCATCATCGAGTACCGGGGAAAGTTCATGCTTCGACAGCAGTTCGAGGCCAATGGTTACTTCTTCAAGAG GCCGTAcccatttgtattattttattccaAATTTGATGGGGTGGAGATGTGTGTGGACGCCCGCAGCTTCGGCAACGAAGCGCGTTTCATTCGTCGCTCCTGTACTCCCAACTCTGAG GTGCGGCACGTCATCGAGGACGGCATGCTCCATCTGTACATCTACTCACTGAGGCCAATCACTAAGGGCACAGAGATCACCATTGGCTTTGATTTTGATTATGGCAGCTG TAAATACAAGGTGGACTGTGCCTGTGTGAAGGGGAACCAGGAATGCCCCGTGCTCAAGCACAACTTGGAGCCCACAGAGAACTTGGCCTCTGTAGGCCGGCGTCGCGTGAGTCGTAAGGACAAGGAGATGGTGCGGGACGACCTGGGCCAGAACCAGAACATGGGTCTGGATGGCGAGGGGAGGAGCAAGAGTGTAGGCGACGGCAAACAGAGAAAGCTTTCTCCCCTCCGCCTCTCCATCTCAAACAACCAG GCCAGCCCAGCGGAGCAGTCCCATCTCCCTGTCGGGGCGGCTTCCAGCTGGAAGGGACTGAAACACAAGGAG ACACGAGAAGAGAGGAAAATGGAGGCCATCCTGCAGGCCTTTGCACGcatggagaagagagagaagcgcAGGGAACAGGCCCTGGAGCGGATTGGCAGCGGCAAGACGGAGGTCGGAGGTCGCAGTGACATCAAGGAGGAGCCTCCAGCGACGCCTGAGGCGGCAGATTCTCCGGTCGTCATGCAG CCTCTTctggaggtgaaggaggagccGGGATTGAAGCCGGCAAAGGTGAAAAGCTCGAGGAACAGGAAGAGCTTCTCAAGGAACCGCACGCACATCGGCCAACAGCGCCGGCGAGCTCGCACCATCAGCACCTGCTCCGACTTACCTCCAGCCTCTCCCACTGAGTCTGTGGAGCCTCTGACCAATGACGTCTCTGAGGGAGACACGCCCACTGCACCAGAGCCAGAGGCCATTTTTGCCCAAGCACCGGACAGCAGCCCTCCTCACAGCGGCTCACCTGCACCTGAGAGACAGCGCAAAAACTTCAAAACTAAAAAG CACTTTGTCAGTGAGTGGGTGGGAGAGAAGCAGCAGGATCGTGTTGCAGTGCGGACCCCTGAACCGGTCCCAGAGAGACCCCTGAGAATAAGCAGCGACCCCGAAGTTCTCGCCACGCAGCTGAACGCCTTACCGGGCATGGCCTGCTCGCCGCAGGTCTACAGCACGCCCAAACACTACGTCCGCTTCTCGTCCCCGTTCCTGGCAAACCGCAGTCCCACCACTCCTGGAGTCCCCACAGGAAGACGGCGGTCCAGAGAACTGCAGGAAACGCTGCCATCTACAGGCTCCTGCAAGAAG cgATGGTTGAAGCAGGctctggaggaggagggctCCACCAGCCCGGCCAGACGCCCGAGCCTCTTCATGCCCAGTGAAGGTTCTCTCAGCCCGTCCATCAACGGAGACTCTGACAGTCCTCTGCCCTACAACGGCACCTGCTCGCTGCCAG agTTGCCGACTCCTTTGAAAAAGCGTCGCTTGTGTCCGTTGGACGCCTGCATGTCCGAGAGCTCCACGCCCTACGGCTCTCCTTGTGCCACGCCCACAAGGACGGACCCGGCCGAGACGCCATCGACGCCCGTCTTACTGGCCACTCCCCCGCGCCCCCGGGCGGACGAGTCCAGTACAGAACACTTACCCAGCACACAGACACTTAGTGCTCCTCCGGAG AGTGAATCTTCAGGGGAGAGTTCACCGGAGCTCAGCCGGAAACCCAGTGTGCAAGAG GCTGATCGGCCTCCGTCGTTAGCCACCTCCCCGTGCATCAGGGCTCCCGGCTCAGACGGACCCCCGACAGAACCCAAGGTGTCGGTTCCGGAGAGTCCACAGCCTCCAGCAGCGGAGTCCAAGGACTGCGGCGAGGACCAAGCCGACGGTGGAGTTATTGAAGGCAACAGCAGcgagacgacgacgacgacgacgacgacgttGTCGTCTACAGAGACTTCCTCTTTCCCCGGCTGGATCAAAAGCCCGGAGAGAGGCCAGACTGGAACAGCTGGCCTGAACTTCTCCCCAGTCAACTCAAACTTAAGGGACCTCACCCCGTCACACACCCTGGAGCCTCTGGCGGCTCCGTTCAGGCCCGAGGCTGCAGCTGGGACTGCAGCGGTGTCCACAGCAGGCACGGGGCCGTTGGTTAGCCCTCAGCCCCCCTTCAGCGAAGCTCAGGGGCAGCTGTTTTACCCCTGCCCCGAGGAGGGAAGCTCACTCGGGTTCTCGCGCTCACTGAACGGGGATGGCACCGGCGAGGCTGGAGGATCAGCGCAGAACCctccacagaagaagaag GTTTCTCTGCTCGAGTACAGAAAGCGTCAGCGAGAAGCTCGTCGCAGCGGCTCCAAGAACGAGTGCAGCTCTCCTGTTTCCACCGTGCCGCCTCTGACCGTCGATGCCTTTCCTGTCGCTCTCGAGGCCGCCAGCGAACCCCCCCCACCTCCTGctcccacaatgccctgcagcagcagcagcaacaacaacaacagcagcagcagcagcagcagcagcatcaacagcatcaacagcagcagcagcagcagcagcagcagcagcagcaacaacagcagcagcagcaacagcatcaccatcaccacGGCAACCAGTGCCACAGTCAAGGACCTGCAAACTCCAGAAGAGGCTGAGgctgctgcagagagaggagagaaggatgGAGAAGGACAGTG GACGTCGTCGACCTCTGTGGAGCAGGCGCGTGAGCGGAGCTACCACCGAGCTCTGCTGCTCAGCAAGGACAAGGACGGAG aTGGTGAAACAGAGGGCGGAGAAACACCTGCAGCGAGAGACTGTCCATCACCCGGTCCTCAGCAGACGCCCACCCACGCT cccgGCTCTCCTCGTGCTCTCGCTCAGACTCCTGGTCGCTCAGTGAAGGAGGAAGACGCTGACGCTCAGCCTCGGACGCCTAATCCGACCAATCAGCCGCCGAGCAAGCCCGCAGGACCCAAGCCGGCTCCTCTGACCCCCACCAAGCTGCACCCGACGCCCGTCCCCTCGTCTCCGGTCCACTTTCCCGgctcctctctccttcactctccCAAGCCCCAACCTCAAGGCTCCCCGTACCGCAGCCAGAGGGCGCTGTTCACTGCGCAGCCTCAGAACCAGCCCCAGGTTCAGGCCCAGCCTCAAACTGGTCCCACTCCTTTCCCCCAGTATAACTCTCAGAGTGCTCCgcccccgcctcctcctcctcctcctcctcctgctcctctggccTCCGCAGCGTATTTTCCCACGCAGAGCCCCTCGCCTGCCGGACCCTTCCCCGGGTTTAAACCCTCAGTCAATCCTCCGTACCCTCCCGGGTCTCAGCCCCTGATGCAAACTCTTTCCCACACCATGCACTATCAGAGCTCAGCGGCTCCGCCTCCACCCccgcctccccctcctcacccaATGCCCGGCCCCACTCTGCTGCACGTGAACCTGCAGCCTCCTCCCCTCCAGCAGCATCAGCTCATGATGGCTGCCGTCCCtcccccgccccctccccctcAGGGCCAGgcctcccagcagcagcagcagcagcagcagcagcagcctcccgGCGGCAGCACCTTGCTGTCACTCacgcctcctccgcctcctcccccGCCTCCCCCAGCGCCGTCGTCTAACCCCGCGATGCAGCCACACCACTTTCAGAACTTGGGGGGGTTTCAGCCGGCGCTGATGCATCCAGGCGGTGCTGTCAATCCTTCGTTGCCCCAGTCTACGTACCCCCCGCCCCTTCAGCAGACCGGACTGCCTccgccccccccacctcccccccaACAGACTCAACAAGGCCAGGTCCAGGCCACCGCCTCCCAGATGCCGTCTGGGACCCGCGGAGCCCCTGCATCCTCGACCCCCTTCCACAGCTCGGGGTACCTTAGTACGGGGTGGCACTGA